In a genomic window of Lathamus discolor isolate bLatDis1 chromosome 4, bLatDis1.hap1, whole genome shotgun sequence:
- the LOC136012606 gene encoding trefoil factor 2-like: protein MLSDLSGQTQRLYKIGCSQGKQHVSSTRLPRAMDLKVTCVLSVILAIALSTLAGAVPTRCQCKMEPKERSNCGYPGITAEQCRKAGCCFNSSVPGVPWCFSPKAKKVRKVCPADSRARINCGFPGITAKECEKKGCCFRSHPAGVPWCFYHRVVEEAC from the exons ATGTTATCAGACCTCTCTGGGCAAACACAAAGACTGTATAAAATAGGCTGTTCCCAGGGAAAGCAGCACGTCTCCTCCACCCGCCTTCCGCGAGCAATGGATCTCAAAGTGACCTGTGTGCTCTCCGTCATTCTTGCCATAGCCCTCAGCACCTTGGCAGGTGCTGTACCAA CAAGATGCCAGTGTAAAATGGAGCCTAAGGAGCGGAGCAACTGTGGCTACCCAGGAATCacagcagagcagtgcaggAAAGCTGGGTGCTGCTTCAACTCTTCAGTCCCTGGTGTTCCCTGGTGCTTTTCTCCTAAAGCAAAGAAAG TCAGGAAAGTATGTCCAGCTGATTCTCGCGCCAGGATAAACTGCGGCTTCCCTGGCATCACGGCGAAGGAGTGCGAAAAGAAGGGGTGCTGCTTCAGGTCACATCCCGCTGGTGTCCCCTGGTGCTTCTACCACCGCGTGGTGGAGGAAG